In Asanoa sp. WMMD1127, one genomic interval encodes:
- a CDS encoding thioesterase family protein produces MTTVLAYGHTERIRIHYDDLDAMGIVHNARYALLLERALTAYWEQRGFSFADGRPTLPDSFHAVVEFTINYRAPIRGTGDVAIHFWLDSFGRSSGVYGFTITSADGATTHAEGHRTIVRLDPGTMRPTAWTEAAREVAASLLKPAALVGAEEAS; encoded by the coding sequence ATGACAACCGTTCTTGCGTACGGCCACACCGAGCGGATCCGCATCCACTACGACGACCTCGACGCGATGGGCATCGTGCACAACGCCCGCTACGCCCTGCTGCTGGAGCGCGCGCTGACGGCCTACTGGGAACAGCGCGGCTTCTCCTTCGCCGACGGCCGCCCGACGCTGCCCGACTCGTTCCACGCGGTCGTCGAGTTCACCATCAACTACCGGGCGCCGATCCGCGGCACGGGCGACGTCGCGATCCACTTCTGGCTCGACTCGTTCGGCCGCAGCAGCGGCGTCTACGGATTCACGATCACGTCAGCCGACGGCGCGACCACGCACGCCGAGGGCCACCGCACGATCGTGCGCCTCGACCCCGGCACCATGCGCCCGACCGCCTGGACGGAAGCGGCCCGCGAGGTCGCCGCGAGCCTGCTCAAGCCGGCCGCGCTAGTGGGCGCGGAAGAAGCGTCGTAA
- the tadA gene encoding tRNA adenosine(34) deaminase TadA, translating to MRRRGRGAAGGVTAPRRDRHEEWMRRALAVAADAAATDAADVPVGAVLLDAAGNEIAVGHNERELTGDPTAHAEIVAMRRAAAALGTWRLEGCTLVVTLEPCTMCAGALVLARVSTVVFGAWEPKTGAVGSLWDVVRDRRLTHRPEVYGGVLATEAADLLRRFFRAH from the coding sequence CTGCGGCGACGAGGTCGAGGAGCTGCGGGAGGCGTGACGGCGCCACGGCGCGACCGCCACGAGGAATGGATGCGGCGGGCGCTGGCGGTCGCGGCCGACGCGGCGGCCACCGACGCCGCCGATGTCCCGGTCGGCGCGGTGCTGCTCGATGCGGCCGGCAACGAGATCGCGGTGGGGCACAACGAGCGGGAGCTGACCGGCGACCCGACGGCGCACGCCGAGATCGTCGCGATGCGGCGGGCGGCGGCGGCCCTGGGCACCTGGCGGCTGGAGGGTTGCACGCTGGTCGTCACGCTGGAGCCGTGCACCATGTGCGCGGGCGCGCTGGTGCTGGCCCGGGTGTCCACTGTGGTGTTCGGCGCCTGGGAACCGAAGACGGGCGCGGTCGGCTCGCTCTGGGACGTGGTCCGGGACCGGCGGTTGACACACCGGCCCGAGGTCTACGGCGGGGTGCTCGCGACCGAGGCGGCCGACCTGTTACGACGCTTCTTCCGCGCCCACTAG
- a CDS encoding TetR/AcrR family transcriptional regulator encodes MTIDGRIARGDRTRAAVLDRAVARATEDGLDGLSLGQLATDLGVSKSGLFAHWRSKEDLQLATVEQAREQFVEHVVRPALKAPRGIRRLWSLHDHRIRFYEDRHLPGGCFFAKVQFEFSVRPGTVRDRLTEHFAIWTDFVEGLAREAVAAGELVDETNPHQLAYELESFALSAVLLSRIKSPEPTYHYARRAARDRLRTLATDPDLLPEA; translated from the coding sequence GTGACGATCGACGGCCGAATCGCTCGCGGCGACCGCACCCGGGCGGCCGTGCTGGATCGCGCGGTCGCCCGGGCCACCGAGGACGGCCTCGACGGGCTGTCCCTCGGCCAGCTCGCGACCGACCTGGGCGTCAGCAAGTCCGGCCTGTTCGCGCACTGGCGGTCCAAGGAAGACCTCCAGCTCGCCACCGTCGAGCAGGCTCGCGAGCAGTTCGTCGAGCACGTCGTGCGCCCCGCCCTCAAGGCGCCGCGCGGCATCCGCCGGCTCTGGTCGCTGCACGACCACCGCATCCGCTTCTACGAGGACCGTCATCTGCCCGGCGGCTGCTTCTTCGCCAAGGTCCAGTTCGAGTTCAGCGTCCGCCCCGGCACCGTTCGCGACCGGCTGACCGAGCACTTCGCGATCTGGACCGACTTCGTCGAGGGTCTGGCGCGCGAGGCCGTGGCGGCCGGCGAGCTCGTCGACGAGACCAACCCGCACCAGCTGGCCTACGAGCTCGAGTCCTTCGCGTTGAGCGCGGTGCTGCTGTCCCGCATCAAGTCGCCCGAGCCCACCTACCACTACGCGCGCCGCGCCGCCCGCGACCGCCTGCGCACCCTTGCCACCGATCCTGACCTGCTGCCGGAGGCCTGA
- a CDS encoding tRNA adenosine deaminase-associated protein has product MSYFAAAAVRGSTGWSAAEVNLHGVADIEEVADRLRDVDLEADISLLFVESDDTYLVVMRLDEGEDLRVFGSDSAFAEESRLGALLVGDIKAPAIEIDEVVEQSADPDKPAADPDADPVGDADLLADLGVPARRLLELCAHEGLLPADVTAEVCQTIGCGDEVEELREA; this is encoded by the coding sequence GTGTCGTACTTCGCCGCAGCCGCGGTGCGCGGCTCAACCGGCTGGTCCGCCGCCGAGGTCAACCTCCACGGCGTAGCGGATATCGAAGAGGTGGCCGACCGCCTCCGCGACGTCGACCTCGAGGCCGACATCTCGCTGTTGTTCGTCGAGTCCGACGACACCTACCTGGTCGTCATGCGCCTGGACGAGGGCGAGGACCTGCGGGTCTTCGGCTCCGACAGCGCATTCGCCGAGGAGTCCCGGCTGGGCGCCCTGCTCGTCGGCGACATCAAGGCGCCGGCCATCGAGATCGACGAGGTGGTCGAGCAGAGCGCCGACCCGGACAAGCCGGCCGCCGATCCCGACGCCGACCCGGTCGGTGACGCCGACCTGCTCGCCGACCTCGGGGTGCCGGCCCGCCGGCTGCTGGAGCTCTGCGCACACGAGGGTCTGCTCCCGGCGGACGTCACCGCCGAGGTGTGCCAGACCATCGGCTGCGGCGACGAGGTCGAGGAGCTGCGGGAGGCGTGA